From the genome of Triticum aestivum cultivar Chinese Spring chromosome 3B, IWGSC CS RefSeq v2.1, whole genome shotgun sequence, one region includes:
- the LOC123067557 gene encoding uncharacterized protein gives MHQLKDLAGSTESCLREGCPSLLAGEYQVLTVAALEEDRPSPLDLDRRAVPKFHSVADAGVQRREDLSPARHVVARTRVEVPGEVAGLAVCRCARLGVLFVEQYVLWRGFGRGAHVRRREQERALLSPTLRQVSLPLSFPPGLGAITGEVAIFVAIVTLHLRHVAPAVAGVVAAAAAALALSVVAAPLVLRLATAAIAAAPVAVPVAGAIRAGPLALLALPAPHVPLLLRHEQLAASAGLSLPATTALLCGAQSTDQLLDRDCGQVKERLDRYCDLGVAGGDDTKDLLDHAHLVDVVPQRTQLVD, from the exons ATGCACCAGCTCAAGGACCTCGCCGGCTCTACGGAGAGCTGCCTGAGGGAAGGGTGCCCGTCGCTGCTTGCCGGCGAG TACCAAGTGCTCACCGTTGCGGCATTGGAAGAGGATCGTCCCTCTCCCCTCGATCTGGACCGCCGAGCCGTCCCCAAGTTTCACAGCGTCGCGGACGCCGGTGTCCAGCGCCGAGAAGATCTCTCGCCGGCCCGACATGTGGTTGCTCGCACCCGTGTCGAGGTACCAGGCGAGGTCGCAGGACTGGCCGTCTGCCGCTGCGCGCGCCTGGGAGTGCTCTTCGTTGAGCAGTACGTGCTCTGGCGTGGGTTCGGCCGTGGTGCTCACGTCCGCCGTCGCGAGCAGGAGCGAGCTCTCCTCAGCCCCACCTTGCGCCAGGTGAGCCTCCCCCTTTCGTTCCCGCCGGGGCTCGGTGCAATCACGGGAGAAGTGGCCATTTTTGTTGCAATTGTAACACTTCACCTTAGACATGTCGCGCCCGCCGTTGCCGGTGTTGTcgcggccgctgccgccgccttgGCCTTGAGCGTCGTTGCCGCGCCTCTGGTTCTGCGGCTTGCCACGGCGGCGATTGCCGCCGCCCCCGTTGCCGTTCCCGTTGCCGGCGCCATTCGAGCCGGACCCCTGGCCCTGCTCGCGCTCCCGGCGCCGCACGTCCCACTGCTGCTCCGTCATGAGCAACTGGCCGCCTCCGCTGGCCTGAGCCTCCCCGCCACCACAGCGCTCCTCTGCGGTGCGCAGTCGACCGATCAGCTCCTCGACCGAGATTGTGGTCAGGTCAAGGAGCGTCTCGATCGCTACTGCGATCTGGGCGTAGCGGGCGGGGACGACACGAAGGATCTTCTGGATCACGCGCACCTCGTCGACGTTGTCCCCCAGCGTACGCAACTGGTTGACTAG